A window from Kovacikia minuta CCNUW1 encodes these proteins:
- a CDS encoding methyltransferase domain-containing protein, giving the protein MNMPFADQSFDLVWSLESGEHMPDKAKFLQECYRVLKPGGVLLLVTWCHRSTETQPLTPSERDHLERIYRVYRLPYVISLPQYEAIAHSIGLQQIRTDDWSTAVAPFWDTVIDSALTPGAIVGLLRSGWTTIQAALSLGLMRQGYQRGLIRFGLLCGRK; this is encoded by the coding sequence ATGCCGTTTGCGGATCAATCCTTTGACTTGGTTTGGTCGCTAGAAAGTGGTGAACATATGCCGGATAAGGCGAAGTTTTTGCAGGAATGCTACCGGGTACTAAAACCAGGGGGAGTTCTGTTGCTGGTGACCTGGTGCCACCGATCGACCGAGACGCAACCCCTGACTCCCAGCGAACGGGATCACCTGGAGCGGATTTACCGAGTTTACCGATTACCCTATGTGATTTCGTTACCCCAGTATGAGGCGATTGCCCACTCTATCGGCTTGCAGCAGATTCGCACCGATGACTGGTCTACAGCCGTTGCTCCCTTCTGGGATACGGTCATCGACTCGGCTCTGACCCCAGGGGCGATCGTGGGGCTATTGCGATCCGGTTGGACTACGATTCAGGCAGCCCTTTCCTTAGGACTCATGCGCCAAGGCTACCAGCGTGGGCTAATCCGGTTTGGGTTGCTGTGTGGGAGGAAATAA
- a CDS encoding type IV pilus secretin family protein has product MKQSQGFNRIMLGGAAALMAIQPAFAAPVQVTAVQLNSTATGVDVVLKTKPGDRPQVFAVNRSNSWTADITSTQLRLPGGNRFQKDNPAPGISRVTVAPLDSNSVRVTVVGKSNSPVGQVVRPSQGGLILSLNSSGAKSAATPVPAMLPRTTVSASALSLSKSPLPPTPGSASQVPGALAQAPAPPPPRQPGPPSPLPPGPGVPLVPNPDVTIQGPGANQPLPVGLPRAVPPPVGDISAAQADATPESIDLGTAERVPRLVLRDAPAREVLALLARAAGLNLAYTGDSALQTTPGQPAPAPGQPGAVSEGPKVTLDIENEAVQDVFNYVLRVSGLEANRVGRTIFVGPRLPNSARSVIVRTLRMNQVPITNALNFLVTMGAESAVSRERLVTSVNAVPVAQLAGGGSGTAITQTQTTTESRIETQRVAFQDSTPILRGLQVSGDERTNQLTLVGAPKLVSIAIAQLTQLDIRRRQVVVNVRVIDVNLIALDRVGTSFSFGVNDTQFINSGGVALLNFGSRTPADNFPNLSAPLQPQQTGSLGVSASNIINGQGLANFARNFFIQLQAAVTNGNAKILTDPTLVVQEGQTATVNLTQEVVTNLTQNIQASQGSTTTTITVEKARAGLILGVKVDRIDDNGFIGLSVAPSISAPENSVNINLPNTAANSITLLSERRLESGQIRLRDGQTLIVSGVIQDQDRTTVTKVPILGDIPILGALFRRTERDHERREVVILLTPRILDDSDRSTFGYSYTPGAATQQILNKGTTR; this is encoded by the coding sequence GTGAAACAGTCTCAGGGATTCAATCGAATCATGCTTGGTGGAGCAGCCGCATTAATGGCGATCCAGCCCGCCTTTGCTGCGCCAGTACAAGTGACGGCTGTTCAACTAAATTCGACGGCAACTGGGGTTGACGTTGTTTTGAAAACCAAACCGGGCGATCGACCCCAGGTCTTTGCCGTAAACCGGAGTAATAGTTGGACAGCTGACATTACCAGTACCCAGTTACGTCTGCCAGGTGGCAATCGGTTTCAGAAAGACAACCCCGCTCCAGGAATTTCCCGTGTCACCGTTGCCCCCCTGGATTCTAACAGTGTGAGGGTCACAGTCGTTGGAAAAAGTAACTCTCCAGTTGGGCAGGTCGTTCGCCCCAGTCAGGGCGGGTTAATCCTGAGTCTTAATTCCTCTGGCGCAAAATCGGCAGCAACCCCTGTTCCTGCCATGTTACCCCGCACAACTGTTTCAGCCTCCGCCCTCTCCCTTTCTAAATCTCCACTCCCCCCTACTCCGGGTAGTGCGTCACAGGTGCCCGGCGCTCTGGCTCAGGCTCCCGCGCCCCCGCCACCCCGGCAACCCGGTCCACCCAGCCCCCTGCCACCTGGTCCAGGCGTCCCCCTCGTCCCCAACCCAGATGTCACGATCCAGGGTCCCGGTGCAAATCAACCTCTACCCGTTGGTTTACCCCGAGCCGTTCCGCCTCCAGTTGGAGATATCTCCGCAGCTCAGGCAGATGCCACACCTGAGTCGATCGATCTGGGGACAGCAGAAAGAGTTCCTCGATTGGTTTTAAGGGATGCTCCGGCGCGTGAAGTTCTTGCCCTCTTGGCGCGGGCAGCAGGGCTTAACCTGGCATACACAGGGGATTCGGCACTGCAAACGACACCTGGGCAACCCGCCCCAGCCCCTGGACAACCGGGCGCTGTTTCAGAAGGTCCCAAAGTGACCCTGGATATCGAGAATGAGGCAGTGCAGGATGTCTTTAACTATGTGCTGCGGGTTAGCGGTCTGGAAGCGAACCGGGTTGGACGCACCATCTTTGTGGGACCAAGGCTTCCCAATTCGGCTCGGAGTGTCATCGTTCGTACCCTGCGGATGAACCAGGTACCGATTACTAATGCCCTCAACTTTCTGGTCACGATGGGCGCAGAAAGTGCCGTTAGCCGAGAACGATTGGTGACCAGTGTCAACGCGGTGCCTGTTGCCCAGTTAGCGGGAGGAGGCAGTGGAACTGCCATTACCCAAACCCAAACGACTACGGAAAGCAGAATTGAAACCCAAAGAGTTGCCTTTCAAGACTCCACTCCCATACTGCGGGGTCTACAGGTTTCAGGCGATGAGCGGACCAATCAGCTTACTCTGGTAGGGGCACCAAAACTCGTGAGCATTGCCATTGCCCAGTTAACCCAACTCGATATTCGTCGCCGTCAGGTTGTGGTCAATGTGCGGGTAATTGATGTGAATTTGATCGCCCTCGATCGGGTAGGAACCAGTTTTTCCTTTGGGGTGAATGACACGCAGTTTATTAACTCCGGTGGGGTGGCGCTGCTCAACTTTGGCAGTCGTACCCCTGCGGACAACTTCCCCAATCTTTCAGCCCCACTGCAACCTCAGCAAACGGGTTCCCTGGGGGTATCGGCTAGCAATATTATCAATGGTCAAGGGTTGGCTAATTTTGCCAGGAATTTCTTCATTCAGTTGCAGGCTGCTGTGACTAACGGGAACGCCAAAATCCTGACTGACCCGACGCTTGTGGTTCAGGAAGGGCAAACGGCAACCGTTAACCTGACCCAAGAAGTGGTGACTAACCTGACCCAAAATATTCAGGCATCCCAGGGATCGACCACCACCACCATTACGGTTGAAAAGGCAAGAGCAGGTCTAATTCTGGGCGTTAAAGTCGATCGCATCGACGACAACGGCTTTATTGGGCTGTCGGTTGCTCCCTCAATCAGTGCGCCTGAGAATAGTGTCAACATCAACCTACCCAATACCGCTGCCAACTCAATTACACTCCTTTCCGAGCGGCGATTGGAGTCTGGGCAGATTCGTTTGAGGGATGGTCAAACCTTAATCGTTTCAGGGGTGATTCAGGATCAGGATCGAACCACAGTGACGAAAGTCCCCATCCTGGGTGATATTCCAATCTTGGGTGCGCTCTTCCGTAGAACTGAACGGGATCACGAACGTCGGGAGGTTGTTATTTTATTGACGCCCAGAATTCTGGATGATTCCGACCGGAGTACGTTTGGCTATAGCTATACACCCGGTGCGGCAACCCAGCAAATTTTGAATAAAGGAACCACCCGTTAA
- a CDS encoding YdeI/OmpD-associated family protein, whose translation MPKFEDQLDTVYASDRKTWREWLAQNHRSSSGIWLIYFKVKSGKPSVQYSEAVKEALCFGWIDSKVKSLDEDRYMQIFTPRKPKSVWSKLNKQYIEEIIEQGLMTEAGLEKIEVAKQDGSWTALDKIEALMVPVDLEQALAANATANQNFAAFSNSTKKNILFWIESAKRPETRLKRIEQTISAALQNRNPLIRGNE comes from the coding sequence ATGCCAAAATTTGAGGATCAACTAGATACAGTCTATGCCAGCGATCGCAAAACATGGCGAGAATGGTTAGCCCAAAATCATCGCAGTTCATCTGGAATCTGGTTAATTTACTTTAAGGTCAAAAGTGGAAAACCCAGTGTTCAGTACAGTGAAGCTGTGAAAGAAGCTCTTTGTTTTGGCTGGATTGACAGCAAGGTAAAATCCTTGGATGAAGACCGCTACATGCAGATTTTCACTCCGCGCAAGCCCAAAAGTGTCTGGTCAAAACTGAATAAGCAATACATTGAAGAAATCATCGAACAGGGTTTGATGACCGAAGCTGGACTTGAGAAGATTGAAGTAGCAAAACAGGATGGTTCCTGGACTGCGTTAGACAAAATTGAAGCATTAATGGTGCCAGTGGATTTGGAGCAAGCCTTAGCCGCTAATGCAACCGCCAATCAAAATTTTGCCGCGTTTAGCAATTCAACCAAGAAGAATATTCTGTTCTGGATTGAGAGCGCAAAACGTCCGGAAACAAGGTTAAAAAGAATTGAACAAACCATCAGTGCGGCATTGCAAAATAGAAATCCATTGATACGGGGAAATGAATAG
- a CDS encoding DNA double-strand break repair nuclease NurA — protein MLDLTKLAQQMQGMSQQLTLEATATRQRLELAEKLLSHAFSRQNKLTTHQQTWHDRLSFTAAEPVEPLNLRIAIPVPPAAHTVIATDGSQIAPSHHEIAYCYLINVGRIILHYGQNRLPLLDSLPEVFYRPEDLYISRQWGIRTEEWMGFRRTVSEAVVLGELGERIKDEGGGMRDEKRQNRETRNQRVEAVASFHPSSPIPHPPPHPSSPIPHPSLAMVDGSLIHWFLEPLPGEARDRILPPVLAAWDQLRTNRIPLVGYVSASRSGEMVNFLRLQACPYDTPDCMTHCSNQGDRSPCQVLDPLKDAALWATQLEPGQRSPLWRSSARILDLYGDHRIYFCYVHVGTEVARIEFPAWVAEDADLLDAALSLTLAQVQKGYGYPVALAEAHNQAVVRGGDRARFFALLEQQMIRAGLRNVGTSYKEARKRGSIA, from the coding sequence ATGCTTGATCTAACAAAACTTGCCCAACAAATGCAGGGAATGAGCCAACAGTTGACGCTAGAAGCGACAGCAACTCGCCAACGTCTAGAACTGGCGGAAAAACTTTTGAGCCATGCATTCAGCCGCCAGAATAAACTGACCACCCATCAACAAACCTGGCACGATCGGCTCAGTTTTACCGCTGCTGAACCTGTTGAACCTTTGAATCTCCGTATCGCTATTCCCGTTCCACCTGCGGCACATACGGTCATTGCCACCGATGGTTCCCAAATTGCCCCCAGTCACCACGAAATTGCCTACTGCTATCTGATTAACGTCGGTCGCATTATTCTGCACTACGGTCAAAACCGTTTGCCCCTTTTAGATAGTCTGCCCGAAGTCTTCTACCGTCCCGAAGATCTCTATATCTCCCGCCAATGGGGCATTCGTACAGAAGAGTGGATGGGCTTCCGGCGAACTGTATCGGAGGCGGTGGTGTTGGGAGAACTGGGGGAAAGGATAAAGGATGAAGGTGGAGGGATGAGGGATGAAAAAAGACAAAACAGAGAGACTAGAAACCAAAGGGTTGAAGCAGTTGCTTCATTTCATCCCTCATCCCCCATCCCTCATCCCCCACCCCATCCCTCATCCCCCATCCCTCATCCTTCTCTTGCAATGGTCGATGGTTCCCTGATTCACTGGTTCCTGGAACCCTTGCCAGGGGAAGCGCGCGATCGCATTCTTCCCCCAGTTTTGGCAGCCTGGGATCAATTACGAACCAATCGGATTCCCTTAGTTGGCTATGTGAGTGCCTCCCGGAGCGGGGAAATGGTCAATTTTCTACGGCTACAAGCCTGCCCCTACGACACCCCAGATTGCATGACGCACTGTTCCAACCAGGGCGATCGCTCTCCCTGTCAGGTTTTAGACCCCCTAAAGGATGCAGCCCTCTGGGCAACCCAGCTTGAACCAGGTCAGCGCAGCCCCCTTTGGCGCAGTTCCGCCCGCATCCTGGATCTCTATGGCGACCACCGGATCTACTTCTGCTATGTTCACGTTGGCACTGAAGTTGCCCGAATTGAGTTTCCCGCCTGGGTTGCTGAGGACGCAGACCTGTTAGATGCAGCCCTCAGTCTCACGCTGGCACAGGTGCAGAAGGGCTACGGCTACCCGGTCGCACTGGCGGAAGCCCATAACCAGGCGGTAGTGAGGGGGGGCGATCGGGCACGCTTTTTTGCCCTGCTAGAACAACAGATGATCCGCGCTGGATTACGAAATGTCGGGACATCCTATAAGGAAGCAAGGAAGCGGGGAAGTATTGCGTGA
- a CDS encoding PilN domain-containing protein translates to MYSLDVNFLNDRPEYKPDTAARARGVRAAPTDSRQPLILGLVALIALLAIPAALLWFLQSRNGALEQRQAALDTQLGDLQQKQKQIDSVKAETKQVKDETAALASVFNTIKPWSAVMQDFRDRIPPGVQILRVKQVLPVPGQAPPTPNAQNDKAGLPENGTIEISGIANSFNDVNDFLLVLQKSDFLDPKGTKLVSSELPKESPAFSNLSLQTPSGGSAPPLDTSKLPKLPKLVGFTIQTSFNDIPASELLQELEKKTAVGLVTRIEELQRKGVIRK, encoded by the coding sequence ATGTATAGTTTAGATGTCAATTTTTTAAACGATCGACCGGAATATAAACCAGATACTGCTGCACGCGCCAGGGGCGTCAGGGCGGCTCCTACGGACAGTCGTCAACCTTTAATTTTGGGGCTGGTGGCGCTCATTGCCCTGCTTGCAATTCCGGCGGCGTTGCTCTGGTTTTTGCAATCCAGAAACGGGGCGCTCGAACAGCGGCAAGCCGCACTCGATACCCAGCTTGGTGATTTGCAGCAAAAGCAGAAGCAGATCGATAGCGTCAAAGCAGAAACCAAGCAGGTTAAAGATGAAACTGCGGCTTTGGCGAGTGTATTTAATACGATTAAACCCTGGTCTGCGGTCATGCAAGACTTCCGCGATCGCATCCCACCCGGTGTGCAAATTCTCAGGGTGAAGCAGGTATTGCCCGTGCCCGGTCAGGCTCCGCCTACGCCCAATGCTCAAAATGACAAGGCGGGGCTTCCAGAAAACGGAACGATCGAGATTTCGGGGATTGCCAATTCATTCAACGATGTGAATGATTTTCTCCTGGTTTTACAAAAATCAGATTTCCTTGATCCAAAGGGAACGAAGTTGGTTTCTTCGGAATTACCTAAGGAATCTCCTGCATTTTCGAATCTGAGTCTCCAAACACCATCCGGAGGCTCCGCTCCTCCTCTGGATACCAGTAAGTTGCCTAAATTGCCTAAGTTGGTTGGGTTTACGATTCAGACTTCTTTTAATGACATACCTGCCTCAGAGCTGTTGCAGGAGCTAGAAAAGAAAACGGCTGTGGGTCTGGTCACTCGGATTGAAGAACTACAGCGCAAGGGGGTAATTCGGAAATGA
- the pilM gene encoding type IV pilus assembly protein PilM: protein MVSSLKNVFSGKSKGIGVELAADRINVSQLKKQGQGFKLMTLASVPVPDGVYQEGQITDAAGMAELIQSVLAEHKIKAKRVATAVTGGRDTVTRIIPIPAELNDQELREMVLNQEAGLYLPFPREEADVDYQKLGLFVDEDGIEKFQVLLVATRKEITDAYIRTFQQAGLQIDVLEISSFALIRTIREQLRQFSPQEAVALVDIEFESTEISIAVDGVPQFSRTVPIGTYQIQSALSRAMNLPPSRSTELLQSMTIPVSPADTTIGGPGKMGGSNPGAAAMLRIIGELADELRRSIDFYLNQGDNLEVAQLLLAGPGGAIGQLDEFFTQRLSLPSSQIDPITALGLEVSEEIPQSQRPGLGVVLGLGLREAM, encoded by the coding sequence GTGGTTAGCTCTTTGAAAAATGTATTCTCCGGGAAGTCCAAGGGCATCGGTGTTGAACTCGCTGCCGACCGGATTAATGTTTCTCAGCTAAAGAAGCAAGGACAGGGGTTTAAGCTAATGACCCTGGCTTCTGTTCCGGTGCCAGATGGAGTGTACCAGGAAGGTCAGATTACAGATGCTGCGGGCATGGCTGAGCTGATTCAGTCGGTGCTGGCAGAACATAAGATTAAGGCGAAACGGGTTGCAACCGCTGTTACCGGTGGAAGGGATACGGTCACTCGCATTATTCCCATTCCAGCGGAATTGAATGACCAGGAACTGCGGGAAATGGTATTGAATCAGGAGGCAGGTCTCTATTTACCTTTCCCCCGTGAAGAAGCAGACGTTGATTATCAAAAACTTGGGTTGTTTGTTGACGAAGATGGGATTGAAAAATTTCAGGTTCTTCTGGTAGCAACTCGCAAAGAAATTACCGATGCCTATATCCGAACCTTCCAGCAGGCAGGGTTGCAAATTGATGTTTTAGAAATTAGCAGTTTTGCATTGATTCGGACAATTCGAGAGCAACTACGTCAGTTTTCGCCTCAAGAAGCGGTGGCGCTGGTTGATATTGAATTTGAAAGTACGGAAATTTCGATCGCCGTCGATGGTGTTCCCCAGTTTTCCCGGACGGTACCCATCGGAACCTATCAAATCCAGAGTGCGCTGTCGCGGGCAATGAATTTGCCTCCTTCAAGAAGCACGGAACTCCTTCAAAGTATGACGATTCCAGTTAGCCCGGCGGATACTACAATCGGTGGACCAGGCAAGATGGGGGGCAGTAACCCCGGTGCGGCTGCCATGCTTCGGATTATTGGTGAATTGGCAGATGAGTTACGCCGCTCAATCGATTTCTATTTAAATCAGGGAGATAACCTGGAAGTCGCACAATTGTTGCTGGCAGGTCCGGGTGGGGCGATCGGGCAGCTGGATGAGTTTTTTACCCAGCGGTTGAGTTTGCCGAGTAGTCAAATTGATCCGATTACGGCGCTGGGGCTAGAAGTGAGTGAGGAGATCCCCCAATCTCAACGTCCGGGATTGGGAGTTGTACTGGGTCTAGGATTGCGGGAGGCGATGTGA